The following proteins come from a genomic window of Rubrobacter aplysinae:
- a CDS encoding LysE family translocator yields MDALNPKVALFFLAFLPQFVDPAVGSAWLQLLLLGLVFAVIGLFTDALYALLSGSAGDWLRRKSESVRLRRAGRYSSGGVYLALGAGAATSGPGKN; encoded by the coding sequence GTGGACGCGTTGAACCCGAAGGTCGCCTTGTTCTTCCTGGCATTTCTGCCGCAGTTCGTGGACCCGGCGGTCGGATCTGCCTGGCTCCAGCTCCTCTTGCTGGGGCTCGTATTCGCCGTTATTGGCCTTTTTACAGACGCGCTGTACGCTCTGCTCTCCGGCTCCGCCGGGGATTGGCTGCGGCGCAAGAGCGAGAGTGTGCGGCTGCGGAGGGCGGGGCGCTACTCGAGCGGCGGAGTCTATCTGGCCCTCGGGGCGGGCGCGGCCACCTCTGGTCCGGGCAAG
- a CDS encoding LysE family transporter, producing MAWKDAKDGRVSGLASAFGIGAGGLVHITFAVAGLSSLLASSAAAFTVVKWLGVAYLVWLGPSRLLGSGHT from the coding sequence GTGGCGTGGAAGGACGCGAAAGACGGCCGTGTATCCGGGCTGGCCTCGGCTTTCGGCATCGGTGCGGGAGGGCTGGTACACATAACGTTCGCGGTGGCCGGGCTCTCTTCGCTGCTCGCTTCTTCAGCCGCGGCTTTCACCGTGGTGAAGTGGCTCGGCGTCGCCTACCTCGTGTGGCTCGGGCCCTCGCGCCTGCTCGGGAGCGGCCACACGTGA